One Armatimonadota bacterium genomic region harbors:
- a CDS encoding XdhC family protein, protein MRELRDVVAAIRRTQASGQACALATVVGARGSTYRREGARLLVTATGHTVGSISGGCLEGDVQIVAEEVMRDGRPRRLHYDLTADDEAVWGLGLGCNGVIDVLVERIDATEPSPQEFLARAVEKGASLAVVTVIGPEDSPHLGRRIVWEDDRTHAGTLGDPSLDREARRLAARALASGRPSRAEIEGIEVFVEPIQPPPRLVVCGAGHDAIPLVRFADAVGFRTVVLDRREKFLTPERFPEAHAFVVTEFPRAAEEIRPDDRTCIVVMTHNYLHDRNLVRSFLTWPEPPAYLGLLGPRQRTEKILRELADEGVRPSEALRGRIFAPVGLDIGAEGPEQIAVAIVAEILAARSGRAGGHLRERRAAIHAAAT, encoded by the coding sequence ATGCGGGAACTGCGTGACGTGGTGGCAGCGATCCGTCGGACTCAGGCGAGCGGGCAGGCGTGTGCGCTGGCGACGGTCGTCGGGGCGCGGGGATCCACCTACCGGCGCGAGGGGGCGCGGCTGCTGGTCACCGCCACCGGCCACACCGTCGGCTCGATCTCCGGTGGGTGTCTGGAGGGCGACGTGCAGATCGTGGCCGAGGAGGTCATGCGCGACGGCCGGCCGCGGCGACTGCACTACGACCTGACAGCCGACGACGAAGCGGTGTGGGGCCTGGGACTCGGGTGCAACGGCGTCATCGACGTGCTGGTCGAGCGCATCGACGCCACGGAGCCGTCGCCGCAGGAGTTTTTGGCCCGCGCGGTGGAGAAGGGGGCATCGCTGGCGGTGGTCACAGTGATCGGCCCCGAGGACTCGCCGCACCTGGGCAGGCGGATCGTCTGGGAAGACGACCGCACCCATGCGGGCACGCTCGGCGACCCCTCCCTCGACCGCGAGGCCAGGCGGCTGGCGGCGAGGGCGCTGGCGTCCGGGCGCCCGTCCCGGGCGGAGATCGAAGGCATCGAGGTCTTCGTCGAACCAATCCAACCGCCGCCCCGCCTGGTCGTCTGCGGGGCGGGCCACGACGCGATCCCGCTGGTCCGCTTCGCTGATGCGGTTGGCTTCCGAACGGTGGTGCTCGACCGGCGCGAGAAGTTCCTGACGCCAGAGCGGTTTCCCGAGGCGCACGCGTTCGTCGTCACGGAGTTTCCGCGAGCGGCCGAGGAAATCCGACCCGACGACCGCACGTGTATCGTCGTGATGACGCACAACTACCTGCACGACCGCAATCTCGTCCGCTCCTTCCTGACCTGGCCGGAACCACCCGCCTACCTCGGCCTGCTGGGCCCGCGTCAGCGCACGGAGAAGATCCTGCGGGAGCTGGCAGACGAGGGCGTACGACCCTCCGAGGCACTGCGCGGCCGGATCTTCGCGCCCGTGGGGCTGGACATCGGCGCCGAGGGCCCCGAGCAGATCGCCGTCGCGATCGTGGCGGAGATCCTCGCTGCGCGCAGCGGGCGGGCGGGCGGCCATTTGCGCGAACGCCGGGCGGCGATCCACGCTGCGGCGACGTGA
- a CDS encoding VWA domain-containing protein, with the protein MHRPDFGDLTQHVVEFARRLRGRGVLSGPAEIADALQALSRVDILDPTQFRLALRTTLAHSHQDLTTFDELFPLYWSAQGMRWERPQPDGESSQGRVGESEGQGAASVQRWATQQTGEGEQEVPGYSAQEVLSRKDFSSFAAHELDEIAALVVTIARRIATRMSRRARRARHSHTIDMRRTLRLHLRWGGELPELAFRRRRIRKTRVVLLCDVSGSMDVYSRFLIQFVYALQEAIGRVESFVFSTSLTRVTSALRSRSLRAALDRLSQTVPNWSGGTKIGASLRQFLDAHGHLLDRRTVVIIVSDGWDTGETDALRRAMREIQERAARVVWLNPLLGSPGYQPLTRGMQAALPYVDVFASAHNVDSLHELERALARRAGQ; encoded by the coding sequence ATGCATCGCCCCGATTTCGGTGATCTGACCCAGCACGTCGTGGAGTTCGCGCGGAGACTGCGCGGCCGGGGTGTGCTGTCCGGACCGGCTGAGATCGCAGACGCGCTGCAAGCGCTGTCCCGCGTGGACATCCTCGACCCCACCCAGTTCCGGCTGGCGCTGCGGACGACCCTCGCCCACAGCCACCAGGACCTCACGACGTTCGATGAGCTCTTCCCCCTGTACTGGTCCGCGCAGGGGATGCGCTGGGAGCGACCCCAACCTGACGGTGAGTCCTCCCAGGGGCGTGTGGGCGAGTCCGAGGGCCAGGGCGCAGCTTCCGTGCAGCGATGGGCGACCCAACAGACGGGCGAAGGCGAACAGGAAGTGCCCGGCTACAGCGCGCAGGAGGTATTGAGCCGCAAGGACTTCTCCAGCTTTGCGGCCCACGAGCTCGACGAGATCGCCGCGCTCGTGGTGACCATCGCACGCCGCATCGCCACGCGGATGAGCCGGCGCGCCCGTCGCGCACGCCACAGCCACACGATCGACATGCGGAGGACGCTGCGGCTGCACCTGCGCTGGGGCGGTGAGCTGCCGGAGCTGGCGTTTCGCAGGCGCCGCATCCGGAAGACGCGCGTGGTGCTGCTGTGCGACGTCTCAGGCTCGATGGATGTGTACAGCCGATTCTTGATCCAGTTCGTCTACGCGCTGCAGGAGGCCATCGGTCGCGTCGAATCGTTCGTCTTCAGTACTTCGCTGACGCGCGTGACGTCGGCCCTGCGGTCGCGGTCGTTGCGCGCCGCGCTCGACCGTCTCAGCCAGACGGTGCCGAACTGGTCGGGCGGCACGAAGATCGGGGCCAGCCTGCGGCAGTTTCTGGATGCACACGGGCACCTGCTGGACCGGCGCACCGTCGTGATCATCGTCAGCGACGGCTGGGACACCGGCGAGACGGACGCGCTGCGGCGGGCGATGCGTGAGATCCAGGAGCGGGCGGCTCGCGTCGTGTGGCTCAACCCGCTGTTGGGCAGTCCCGGCTACCAGCCGCTCACGCGGGGCATGCAGGCGGCACTGCCGTACGTGGATGTCTTTGCTTCTGCGCACAACGTCGACAGCCTGCACGAGCTGGAGCGGGCTCTGGCCAGGCGCGCAGGGCAGTAG